The Malaclemys terrapin pileata isolate rMalTer1 chromosome 2, rMalTer1.hap1, whole genome shotgun sequence nucleotide sequence CGACTCCCACAGTCAGTTCTGCTTCCACGGGACCTGCAGGTTTCTGGTGCAAGAGGAGAAGCCAGCATGTGTGTAAGTCTCTTCCTGTGGCAAAGTGTTTTGCTTGTGTGAGCACAAGTGAAACCTAAGAGAAGTGATTCACTGTTCCTCAGGGCAGCAGACCTATGTAACTGTATTGTGCCCATTGCATTTCCCTTGGGATGAGAACTGGCACATATAACTTGTTGCATTATCTTTGGAGTCGCATGTTACCTCTAAGGAAACCACACCGACTGGAATTTTCAGAGAGAATGGAGTACCCACCTTCCCTTGTCCTTCATGGCACAAAGGGGAAAAAGGTCAAacctggatgcctaaagttaggctcctaaatccatatttggttacctaagggtctgtctacactgcagctgggggcacccatggctggcccacaCCAGCTGACTCTGACTTGCAGGGCTCAGactgcggggctgtttaattgcagtgtagacgttcctgagctctgggaccctcccacctcacaggatcctagagcctgggctccagcctgagcccagatgtctatgctgcaattaaacagccccgtgagcctgagtcacctggcaagggccagccacgggtttttaaactgcagcatagacataacCTAAATTActagcctgattttttttcagtggtgCCCCCAGCTGGTCCCAAGACTTGAATGGGTGTTTGCAGGGGCTCAGCATTCTAAAAATCTAGCCTAAATAGATGGCTTTTGGAGGCCTGAAAACTTTGCCTGGAGGgctgcaaggagctgctgctttaGTACGTGCTCGGGGCTTTACTTTGCAGGTTTTTGATCAGGtacaacttcagtgggagctttgccagagtaagggctgcaggatcaacCCCTTAATTGGCACTTGAAGTATTGCTAGCCTGTCACTGTCCCACTCTTTACTCTCTGGCTAGGGGactgaggtgcctaactcccattggatcTGACTGCCAAATGCCTTTTGAGAATCCCAGTGACTGGATCATTATTTCTTGGGTGCGCATGGGCTTCTGTGCTTTCTTCTTTAATTCACCTCTCTCCTCTTTTCATAGCTGCCATTCTGGGTTCGTCGGGACACGATGCGAACACGCAGACCTCCTTGCAGTGGTAGCTGCCAATCAGAAGAAACAAACCATCACTGCCTTAGTGGTGGTTTCAGTGGTAGCGTCTGTCATCCTTATTGTGGCTTGTGTACTAATACAGTAAGTCTGCGTTACATGCTGTTGTGGACGAGCGTACTACTTTTACTGGGTCTCGGTGAGATTCTGTTGATTTGTCTTAGCCGTGCATAAGTATCCACGCAGACTCGAAGTCCCCTTCTGCCGCGCATTACAGACCCATAGAAACggggggctggaagagaccttggtaggtcatctagtccagttccctgcactgagacagagctaagtattctctagaccatccctgcttgtctacctgctcttaaaaacctccagtgccaGAGAGAAAAGCTAATTTAAAAACTAGGTGTTAGGTTCTTAACACCATACCaaaatatgggccaaattcacaggTATAAAAGGGAGGGGGCCTGTTTACATCAGTAAATGGACATAAGGGCATCCAAAGTGTGTAACTTGTATACTACAGGACTGGAAGAAGCTGTAGGTTACATGAACTAGACTCCTTCAGATTCTTCTCTGAACTGGCCCTATGCAGGTAGACGGTGGAAAATTTGCTTTCCTGGCAGCTGCTGACTCTAGACCTGACCCTGTGTGGTGCTGAGCCCCTGAATAGGATTGGACCTCTCCtcactccccctcaccccccccccccccgccagccaaAGTTGATGCCACGACTAACACAGAAAATAGTGCATGAGATGAAGCTCCCTATTCCGTTTAATGTGTTAGTGAATGGAACTGTTGCAGGGGAAATGCAGACCGCTGCATGCACCTCTTAGAGGGTAGAAAGCTTTCTGGTTGCTATTGTGATACAAGAAACATTACTTGTGCGAATGcccatgtgacgaagtgggaatgttcttaatgttctctgaatactgtgtgggtgcctcagtttcccctatgcagttcttgagtatctaggtggtgggataagggggggtgattgttgcagagcccaagagggccagtgtgatggtgtctgcacagagaatggccaacaccttttctcctggcaactgatggcctgggcccctcccctgcaaaggtgccaactgaaggtgttgaacaaagatcaggtgacctcctggcccaggaaagagacaaaggcagaggaggggctggagagtttcagtttggagctggctggggaaggggagggaagcccAGACCAGTGTCTGGGATCCCTGGCCCCAAATATGGACCTGACTGGGGgtggtcctgttgtctgtacccgcaagctctgttttggactgtgttcctgtcgtctaaataaaccacccgctttactggctggctgagagttagggtgaattgcaggaagccgggggtgcagggccatgtCTTCCCTCACACTTTTTgacagcccatttctgtggatAACTGGAGTTGCACTGAACAGCTCATCCCTATTGATGTAAAGTACTTCAATGTTAATTCTAAGGGCAGGTGGACAATATACTCGTGTTGCAACATGCGTATATTGTTAAGATAACAATACTGTCTTCACTGTGTAATTTAAAGGAAGTGTTGTTGTGGTTGATTTCCCAACCCAAGtggcttgtgttatgagacaCGTTGCTTCATAGTCTCTCTGCATGTCCTAACTCTTCTTTCAGTTAGCTCTTAACTCTTAATTCACGATGggctcaaacaaacaaaccagtcgGTACAGCTGCAATAAACCAGTGTGTTTTGTCTTGCCATAATTGTCACTTTTCTCGCGGCTGATATATacttataaatgtaaataaatcttTCAACAGCACATCAATTGGTGCTATTGGCTGCTGTGTACAATTTGTTCCAAATTCATTGAGGGCTTTTATCCCTTCCAGTTGTCTGAGGTCTAAACCAGAGTTTCTGAGCACTTGTGGTTCATTTATCTGTATtaaagtagcacctagaggccccaaatgAGATCAGGATCACACTGCGGTAGGAGCTGTACAGCTGCGTAGTGCCAGTCAATTTCTTACAATCTAGATAGATAAAGGGTGAGAGAGAAGTATTCGCATCACccccatttcacaaatggggaaacagaggccctgattcaggggAGCATTTAAGCATAGGCTGAAAATCAAGCAGATGCTTATGTGCTTTCCTGGATGGGGCCAAAGACTGAGAGTAGGTGGCTTATCTAAGATCACACAATGGGTTTCTGGCAGAGGTAGGAATCGAATCCCTATCTCCTGAGTCACGACCGGTGCCTTCATCATCAGGCTGTCCTTCCTCTCTAGATTCTTTCCTGTCTAGACTAGATCCTGAAAGATCTCATGGCCCTTTTCCTAAGAGTAGGGTTTTGAGTCTCCAGTGTCTGGTTCAAATTCCAGATCTCGGGTAACTAACAAGAtctaaattcattcctgtgcatcaatggagctacaccagggGTGAGTTTGTCCCATTTTTGCCTATCTAAATTCCCCTGTTGCTTTGCAATTATTAGGCAAATCCTTTGTCCTTACATCAAGACACTCGTGTAGCGTTGTTGGTGCTGTAGTAACGCCtgtcatttcccacccccagtggGGAAATTGCATTTCAGTGCTAAGCAAAGTGAATGCTGTGTGATGGACCGCAGTCTATTCTGTCAGTCTGCATTGGCAtcttcactaaagtcaatggagctttttGGGATAGCGGAGAGCAGAACTAAACCCAATATGTTGTGAGATGGTTATTGCTGAACAATAGAGACCTCTTCATTGTTGTGCACGAGCTCTTTGCCTTGTCTCCGCCCTAACACCCCTACCCTTAATTGCATTTCAGCTGCTGTCAGATAAGAAAACATTGTGAGTGGTGCCGAGCCTTCATCTGCAGACACGAGAAGCCCAGCGGGCTCCTGAAGGGGGGAACTTCCTGTTGCCATTCAGAGACCGGTAGGAGGAACAATTGTCGTACCAATGGCTTCCTTCTAATAGTTTCATTGGCTGGCCGTGGAGATGGTGATCCTGTTAAGGAGCTGAGTTCCGTTTAGCGGGCGTTGGTAGCAGGCAAAGTCCAAATGATCCctcttctattattatttaacttgTCTCTCTCCATACCCATGGATGATGCATGAAGCCTGGCAGTAGCCATTATCAGATTCTTCAAAGGAAGGTGCCACCATCTTGGTCAACACCCTGGGGACTTGACCTGGGGACCTCtacagctaaaagcatgagctgctacagttTTTGAGCTAAAGAGTCCAGGCTGCCTACCGCTGCAACACTCTCCTATCCTAGGTGGATCAGGCACGGAGGCGAGCCtgtgttgggattccctctgagactttttttttccccccattcagctgcccaagaactcagtttgactccagatTTTTTCACTTGAGTATCTTTATTTGGCCTACAGCAAAGCTGTGCTGAGTTGATCAGATTCAAGCATAGGGGGTGGATATAGAGCGTACCACACACCCAAAGTTGCACAAAAAACCTCTTcctttttatatacatatacacattatGTTGCATTTACTGTTTgggggattggcttggttactgcAGAGGTACCAATTCCTGTACAGCATGCTCTAGACACGGACTGTCCATGTATGACTTCCTCTTTACATTCCAGGCTTATtttgtccattgtaaatggttccctgggtgttccccCTCATTTTAGCTAGCACAGACATTCTCTTATCTTATTGACCCATTAACCTAGCTTAGTTTTAGCATGGACATTCTGTTCCCAACCTCCCATTCCATTTACCTCGCTAATCttgtctcccaagaaatgaggcctcacctATGTCTAATGACTCATGTCACGCCGGGCCTACAACCTGTAACACACTTACCAGGGGGTTATATCTGCAGTAGGCAgttatgggagcaggatcaatggGGTCCTTTTGGAGATTACATAAGGTAATGTGAGCATCAGTACACTTCACCCTTCAGCGTCCTCTATTAGAATGGCCCTGTTTACCTCTTGGAATGCATCTGAGATCAACCTTtcatgcatttaatttttttttttattgcattcctaccttttgggggagggataggggAGGCTGACTTACCAGGTAAGTTAGAACTGCTGAGCAACTTTGTTTCTTAAGTGAGTTTAGCTGGCATTTCCAAGATGCAGGGTGGTGATACCTAACTCTTATATAGcaattttcatccatagatctccgAGCTCTtttgcaaaggaggtcagtatcattatctcagttttacacatagggaaactgagtcacagagggggaagtgaccctgctctgccactaGTTTGATAGGTGACCTTGGGAAGTTGAACCCAGATCACCTGAGTCCTGGTTCAGTGCCTAATGAAGTTATTTCACTATATGTTAATGTTGCCATAAAGATGAAGATGTTTAATCCCCAAAGGATCAAAAGGAGGTGATTGTAAAATGGCATTGATGGAACACTGAATCAGGCCCCATTGGGTCTGGTCATGTGAATAAGTGTTGCTTAGACCCCATGCTGAGAGAAATGGAAATAGTAAAGCACATAGAGTGAGAAGTAATATAATCTAATAAATTAGTAAATCTTATTTAACTGAAGGAAGATTTCAAATGTGCAATGGTAGCTAACCAACCTTGGGAAATTGCATATTTAGGGGGATATTTTCAGAGTCTCCCTTTTTACAGACCACCTGAATTTATAGTGAAGCATCTTTTGAATGTgcagtgatttttgttttttacacccTTTAAAACTGATTTACAAACCATTTGGCATGCCTAGTTAGGGTTACTGCATCTGCGTGTAGACAAGTCTCATTTGTGGCACTAAATGAGCATTGATTGCAAGAGATTTCCAATGACACTGAAATAAATCACAACCTTTtttagcatctctgaaaatacAGCTTCTGTGCTTTTGGCAGTTCGGTACAACGTTTTCTTTGTCAGCGTAGGGGTTTTTTGCACAACACGTTGCAATAAATTCAAGGTGACATATGACATACCGTCTAGGCAGGGGCCAGAGTTATTCTGGatcttttcctgtttttctttaattttgtcTCTGCTCTAATTATTTATCTTAGTCCGCCTGGATTATTCATTGCACTCACGAAGGAGACTGAGAATTCTGTAGAAAGCGTGTACTCCTCTTATTGTTAGTGTTTTGCGTTTAGATTATTAGATCTATTTATAATGGCAGCTAAGGTGCCTTTATTTGTCCTGGATTCATATAGTGGTCTCCTAAGCGGTTTGTGGCTATATCAGGTACTACAGATTGTATGGGGAGGTATTCTACTCTTCATACGGTGAAGGAGAGAGTGCTTTAGACTTCCATCAAGAGACGGGGAGCCCTTATCCATAGATCAGGCAGTGAAACAGCAATGTCATTTGAACGTGAACTTTTATGAATGagcaagaaggaaaaacaaactatCTATTCCCTGTCCTTTGTATTAAAATTTGACTGACTGACTGAGTGATTTTGGTTGCCCAAATTAAGCAGCCTGgtcttcagaaagtgctgagcacccaccctctgaaaatcagactgctCTTAAATGCCataagttaggcacccaaaatcataaGTTATTTAGCCCCTCTGGGTTATTGCTGTAATGGAATTTCTAATGTGTTTAACCATGGAGCAccgatggtcagagatgcaacccagTGCtcagggtgtccctaaacctctgactgccagaaactggacaggggatggatcactcaaaattgccctgtttttgttcgttccctctgaagcacctggcactggccactgtcagaagacaggatactgggctagatggaccattggtctgatttagtatggccatttttatgacTCTTGTCTTCTGATGCTAGACTAGAGCCAAATTATGCCCTCATTTGCTCCCATGGAAGTAGGTTAAcccttgtgttttttttattctgcAGTGGTCTGAAGGAGAATTGGATCTGACCAATATATTAATTGCCATGGCCAGATGGGACTACTGCAGTATAATAAAGGAGGCCTACCCCATTCCAGAGAAGAACATTTTTCCACGGAAGAAAATGCTCTGGAGGGGACTAGTATCAAGCATACGCTACATTACCTTGACTCTTCATATGCATCCTGTATTATATGCTGAGCTTTCAGAACCTTGCCAAATCGAGGGCACCATCTCCATGGGGCTACCCAATGTGAAGCCATGAACTAATGAGTAGACCACATCTCCACAACCATGGAATCTTAAAGACTGTTTTACGAGACTTCAGACTCGGACACAAGAGAACTGCACGTGGGTCAGCTTCATGTTTATGTAGATGTGACAATTTGTGTGGTGGGGAGTAGGTTTGACACCAGtgattggggggggaaaaaagtgtgtaCAGTTCAGGTTGGAGATAGCTTATGAGAACAGTCTGTCCGTATCTGTCCTGCTTTAAGACTTTACGGAACTTACCTGAAGGCTGGGTCTTTGGTTCATGCATTTGTTACATCCTCATTGGGAGGAGCAGTTGCAGGTCCCTGTTTTCAAAAGGGAGAACCCAACGCTTTCGAAGGAACATCCTATTTGCCTGactgcgatttttttttttttcttttttttttttttttttcctttgtgctgctgctgccattggGACATTCGCCCTGCCAGATGAGATCTGGGGGGTAATACGGGACGAGGTGAACTGGCCAGGATTATCCTGTCCCTTTCTGATGATATTCAATTCCTTTTCATCAGGAGACAAGTTGCAAGAGAAAAATAGCAACGCTcaagccagtgtgtgtgtggggggggggggcaaaatgtGTTCACGCCCCACAATCCTTTGCATTTTAAATGTGATGGCAGAAAATATTCCAAGTTATTGAGGCAGAAAAATGTGTTTGGGGGTTAAATGTCTTTGGTGTTCTTGGAAAGCTGAAAAAATGGGACCTGGAGATGATAACCATAACAAAATGGTGGCCATTGGGGTGGTGGAAATCTAGgcatttagagcctgatccaaagcttattaAAGTCTTTCCAATGTCTGTAATGGGTTTGAATGAGGCCCTTAGACTTGTGGCTTTTTGCATTTCTTTATGCTCACTAGGGACCGTTCAGAAAACTTTAGGAGTTGCTATGTTATGACAGCAGAAAacctagggcccaatcctgcaaacccttccaCACTGGAATAGATGTAATTGGATAAGATAAGGGGGGTTTGATTTTGATCttgcttacactggtgtaactccattggttACTCCTAGTTTACTCtagagtgagatcagaatcaggccctcttaAGTAAATAGGACTATTCCCTGGAGTATGGATTATAACTTGTAGGTAAATGTTTACACACACCTAGTCGGTCTTTGAGTCTGAGAGGATAAACACACACTGTACATGATGCAATTGGATAACAAACTTGACAGTCCCACCTGTGAAATATTCTTCTGAATGTTGATCTGAACTTTCCTTCCAGATCTGCCTGGCAAAATACAGTCCTAGAGCCAAATTCACTTTTATGGGCCTAAGTGAGGCCTATccctccactgatgtcagtgaagtttCCCAACAGGTGTAAACAGGGGAATTTGTCCCTAGGTTTGTCCTGATTGTTGAAGAGCATAATTTCACCCTTTTTGTTTAGAAGCAAAATGTTACAGGAGGAATGCTTGCAACTTTAACCCAGATCATAGTAAGGAAAATAGGAACAACAGTTTTGTTTCCCATTTATCTTGTATAGAGAAACAACTGCCTTACTTATTCATTTTCAGACTCTTACCTAAAGGAAACGACAATCTTATGAACTTCTGGTTTCCTATAATATAGCAACCTAACAACTGGCACCAGAGGAAATTTCGAAATAGATATACACAAGTGATGGTTTGCGCCATAATCTTAATTGAGAGAGAGCAGCATGTTTAAACCCTTTGCTGGACCTTGCGCCTTGACTCGGAGTCTGACGCAGACTTACAATGAACCTGATTCTACACCTATTAAGTCCACTCCCCTTGATTTCCTATGGAGGCAGATTGACCCCCAACCAAGATGGCTTTCGTCCATCTCTGcccaggattttttccccccactcagTTTAattctttgatttatttttaaagctgattttgaaaaaataattttaaaatagcagCATCTCTGTCTGAGAGGTGGATCTGGATTATTCCCTTTGGCAGTGAAGCTGCAGGCACTGCATCTTGAGGGtgtggcagcagggtgtgtggtcTGGTCAATTTCTGAGCTGTACATGTGATTCCATCAGTGATTCTAGGAGTCTGTCAAAGAGGAAAAACCCAACGCATCTAATGTCCTGATTCTGTAAAGCAGTCCtgatcagcaaagcacttaagcagttGCTTAAAAactttaagcagatgcttaagcgCTTTCCTGAATCGGGGAGTAATTGCTGAATTACCCACATTTCTCCGATATCTTTTAAAACATTCGAGGGCCCTCTCTTCTGTTGGCTCAAAACGACTGGAGAAGAAATATCTGAACTGAAATGCCATGTAACTGTTCTGCAGCAGCTTAATAATTCTGCTCCATCTGAGATCCCTTAAATCTCTGTTTTGTAGGGAGGGACCCTATTGGTCTGTTCTTGGTTTCTGAGCACTTCAGGAAACTTGGGGCCAAATTTCCTGCTGGCATAAGTGGCCATAAATTCTATTGATATCAGTGGCACGCTGACCATTTCTGTTGGTGGCAAATTCAGCCCTTAATATTGAAGCGGCATTGCTGATGGCCATAATTACAAGGGCTGTATAAATAGCTTAGCCCTGCTTTTTAGGACACGGGCTTTAACCTCTAACATAGGGCTCCCAAGAAAAGTTCAATCTCATTTTTAGTGTCCCTTTTCACCTTAAAACATGCAGAATGCTCCAGccaggaggagtggggatggtgtTTTTAGCACActgatgcttttttaaaaaattgcattaaaatgTCTTATGGAAGCTGTGCATTGAGGGGCCAATTCCACAAGGGGCCAAGTCCCTTATGTTGCCTCTGGCCAGCTCTCCGCACCCTGCAGGAGagtgctctttctctctcttttgctttttaTATGGGGACTAAGACTAAAGAATTGATTTCTTGTAGCCTAAATTATTTAGGCTTCTCTTCACGCCTTGATGCACGTGCCCATTGGGGCTGTTATGCTTTATTTCACAAGCCTTGTTCCTTTCATAGGCCTGACCCTGTAGCCTGTACCAATATACATGAGCAGAGGAATGGTTCTTGTGACTAACGGTTGGGCTTGTAGTTCTCTGACCACCCCACCTTGTCCTCAGACCTTCCAGGGACGGTCCTTCTCAGGAAGATGTATTGCCATTAGCGCTGGGTGCACCCCAAGAAGTTCATAGAAATTCATTCAAAAGCCCGGGTCAGATTTGCCTTGTGGATGATGATCTGACACTCTTCACCCATCCCTAATGGCGGCATGGTTTTAAGCCTGACTGCTGCTTTAACATCCAACTCGGATGTTTCGCATGTTAAGATGGCACTAACACACAGGTATCTGATACTCAACTAGGCATGTCTCCCCTAGGGGCAGCTCTGTCCCTCTGTATTACCTAGAAATATATTGAtaggcaagaagctcacacatgCCTCCTGAGTTGACCCACTAGTGGGAATGTTCATGCATCCACTAATTCGATCTTTAAAAACAAGGGGGgaaagatcctcagctgatgtgaatTAACATTTCTATTTACTTAAATGGAGCAATCCCAGTTGAGGATTTAATCTAGGTTTTCAGACACTTTCCAGCACTGAATTCttgcctccgcccccccccccccccccaattacacCCCACTATAGAGCAATTTGAAAGGACCATGTGTATATTCTATCTCATAATCCATTCTGGGATCTGCTCCTTGCAATTATTTGACCTTCCaggatctgatttttaaaatacctaGATATTTGACTCAAAAAGTGGGATCACACTTCATTAATATggaatgtacttttaaaaaaaaatcattgcctaGTTGAAGAGGGAGTGGAAAGGACAGGGGAGAAATAAAGGTTTGTGTGACAATGGGTATTAGGTTCACAATTTAAAATGAAGATCTTAattcctcttttctttccccacaATGGCTTTTCCATACACATAAGTATAGTCTATCCTGTGCTGTGTTGCAGGCTTTAAATTAATTGAAACTGTTCCAGGATAAGAGATTTAAAATTATGCTTGTTCCTCGACTTTTTCTTTACTGGTAAAGTCGCAATGCAAGGTGAGGGAGAGCTAGGAGATGAAATAAATTGTGGACTTTTGACGGTAGGAAAACAAAAAGCTATGGGCTGAATCTTTGCTGTCACTGAAACCTATGGAAATTTTGAAGTGGACTTCATTGGCACAGGGGTTCAGCTCTATGGGTCTAAGGCAATCTGGAATTATGTCGCAAAAGGGTCTCGTTGAATGTAACGTTGGAAAGATGAGCACTTCTGGTGACTCAGCACATTAAGTCCTGGTCCCATTGTTTTGCCCTCGACCTCCGTGTAGCCGAGATTTCAGCCTGAGCGTTTACAAAAGAAGACAGCATGGCCTAGAGTGCGCTCTGTTACTCTGGTGTGAATTCGGAGTAACTCCATTCATGGgggagacattttaaaatcagtgggGTTAATCCAGATTTAACAGCAAAATTAGGGTCTATATAATTTAACTACGGGGGAAAAAATCTCATTGGAGCTGGCATTTCAAGATCAATAAATGTGATTcagtggggagaggtggggattTTTAAAGTCACAAAGGATATCTGTGCCCAGTGTCCACAGAAGGTCAGTGAGAGTTGGGCACCCAACTTCTAcatgtgccttttgaaaatctccccactTTTTGGGACATTTTTGCACCCATAATGTGTGCGTTTCACCCAGTGTCCCTGATGTTTTGACAAATTGCCTGAAATGTGTAACTTGCATTTTCCCCCCAATTTTGgatatttttaccaaaaaaacgtgctgtttggtttttaaaatatcacataTTTATTCAGTCTCGAAATTTTATGGCACTAGGACAGAACTACCACCTCATTGCAGGGACCATGCTCCTCTGAGACCGATGATctcttattaataataaaatcagcTTTAATTCTAGGAAACTTCCTCCAGCTGGTACTCTAACCTCCAGTTGAAttgttaacctttttttagtctctaagtTTATTATAAATAACCAACCTGAAGCTTTTTTTTCTAGTCATGGTTACTCTGTCATCTGTATATGTTGCACTGAAAAAgttaatatttaatgttttaatttattttgtgtgGTTAAATTAATTTTGATTTCTGTACTATGTTGTGATTGGCTGTTTTCTCTTTAATACCTGAATTCTAGTTACTTAGAGTGATAAAGTAcactttttttcagattttttttgtcgCATTTTTATTGCTTTGAAAGGAACTCCAGCAACCTGAGGATTACTTGAAACTTCGAATGTTCCTTGGTCCCAGAATGAATGGATTTTCTTCTGTGGTGTGACAATATTAAAATATGCTGAGAGGGATTATTAGACAAGAGAACCTTGGAGATAAGAGAT carries:
- the TGFA gene encoding protransforming growth factor alpha — its product is MVSSAGETAVVALGILLAVCHALENTTSALSGPPVAAAVRSHFNDCPDSHSQFCFHGTCRFLVQEEKPACVCHSGFVGTRCEHADLLAVVAANQKKQTITALVVVSVVASVILIVACVLIHCCQIRKHCEWCRAFICRHEKPSGLLKGGTSCCHSETVV